One part of the Raphanus sativus cultivar WK10039 chromosome 7, ASM80110v3, whole genome shotgun sequence genome encodes these proteins:
- the LOC108814665 gene encoding protein NEDD1 isoform X1: MLNLVEPSWRLLAASGGDTVKLFDVLADSGDPCVLSYTPTPGSAVNSVKWNHTNLVVASAGDDKKISLWGINGTSLGTVPVAGKDGGDTAEECLSAISFRRKGSRSIASGGTGQIVKIWDLQNKLCIKKLRGHTSTITGVMYNCKDEHLASVSVGGDLIVHNLTSGARASELKDPHGQVLRVLDYSRSSRHLLLTAGDDGTVHLWDTTGRNPKMSWLKQHSAPAAGVCFSPSNDKKIASVGMDKKLYTYDSGSRKPSSCISYEAPFSSLAFGDNGHILAAGTCNGRIVFYDVRGKPEPVTVLHAYSSSEAVTSLSWQTSKPVTVNEKNCTGEMALFGGTVEDSVIIPDPLPSTTPSSDSQPALVPGTRGIATSTGNASSAEQTPMRTHLRPGAPLGRLHALRASDSFNDDMMRVFSPIDAASSVEKWADSEVELNNKDHLIDDKMPSSFLFPSASKGFPFKQDDTEAVAFSPFGTTTPTASTKSEDSSALTPPESWGGGRLSDKFNQLATEKVSTHLHAPSRFGVASTSGSTSGSTFSSSRDFPSSLGQTNLVGSEFPRIRDFSSASENSPSSPSLAKRMTGPGNIESLRLSPSFTRRYPSTYAERISTTPSFSDGTSLSTGGSPKIKKTGEEVLSNLLPIPDMVASTEALPIMNQGGNMKQFQNDQQQVVGGNNFTLQLFQRTLEGTLDSFQNSVHDDMRNLHIEILRQFHMHEMEMSKVLSSVLENQAELMKELQLLRKENQQLRQRL, from the exons ATGTTGAACCTGGTTGAGCCTTCGTGGCGCCTTCTGGCGGCTAGCGGCGGAGACACGGTTAAGCTATTCGACGTGTTGGCCGATTCCGGTGATCCCTGCGTCTTGAGCTATACTCCGACGCCTGGTTCCGCCGTGAACTCCGTCAAGTGGAATCACACGA ATTTGGTGGTGGCGAGTGCGGGAGATGATAAGAAGATATCACTGTGGGGGATTAATGGGACTAGTTTAGGAACTGTTCCTGTTGCTGGCAAGGACGGTGGTGATACTGCTGAG GAATGTTTGTCGGCTATTAGCTTCAGAAGAAAAGGGTCTAGGTCCATAGCTTCTGGTGGAACTGGTCAAATTGTTAAGATATGGGATCTGCAAAATAAGCTTTGTATCAAGAAGCTGAGGGGTCATACAAGTACGATAACTGGCGTGATGTACAATTGCAAAGATGAGCATTTGGCTTCTGTCAGTGTTGGTGGGGATCTCATAGTTCATAACCTTACATCTGGAGCAAGGGCTAGCGAACTTAAAGATCCACATGGCCAG GTATTGAGGGTGCTTGACTATTCAAGGTCCAGTCGACACCTTCTACTTACTGCGGGTGATGATGGTACTGTGCATCTGTGGGACACGACTGGTCGTAACCCAAAG ATGTCATGGTTGAAGCAGCATTCTGCACCAGCTGCGGGTGTTTGCTTCTCTCCATCAAACGATAAG AAAATTGCTAGTGTGGGGATGGACAAAAAGCTTTACACGTATGACTCTGGATCCAGAAAACCTTCGTCCTGCATATCTTATGAGGCACCTTTCTCATCTTTGGCGTTTGGGGATAATGGTCACATTCTGGCAGCTGGAACCTGTAATGGTAGAATAGTCTTTTACGACGTTCGTGGAAAACCAGAACCTGTTACTGTCCTGCACGCTTACAGTAGTTCAGAG GCTGTAACAAGTTTATCATGGCAAACATCAAAACCAGTTACTGTGAATGAGAAAAACTGCACCGGTGAGATGGCTCTTTTTGGTGGTACAGTGGAGGATTCAGTTATCATTCCTGATCCACTTCCGTCAACGACACCCTCATCAGATTCACAGCCGGCTTTGGTACCAGGTACTCGTGGAATTGCCACTAGTACTGGGAACGCGTCATCGGCAGAACAAACACCAATGAGAACTCATCTACGGCCTGGTGCGCCACTGGGCAGACTACATGCACTTCGTGCCAGTGACAGTTTCAATGATGATATGATGCGTGTGTTTTCCCCTATCGATGCTGCTTCATCTGTTGAGAAATGGGCTGATAGTGAAGTAGAACTTAACAATAAGGATCATTTAATCGATGACAAAATGCCTTCCTCCTTTCTGTTTCCTTCAGCTAGCAAGGGATTTCCATTTAAGCAGGATGACACGGAAGCTGTTGCTTTTTCTCCATTCGGAACTACTACGCCAACAGCATCAACCAAAAGTGAAGACTCTTCTGCCTTGACACCTCCAGAATCATGGGGTGGTGGTAGATTATCTGATAAGTTCAACCAATTGGCCACTGAGAAAGTCTCCACCCATCTCCATGCACCTTCACGTTTCGGGGTTGCAAGCACAAGTGGTAGTACATCTGGATCAACGTTCTCTAGCTCTCGAGATTTTCCCTCGTCTCTTGGTCAGACAAACCTCGTCGGCTCAGAGTTCCCACGGATCAGAGACTTCTCTTCAGCTTCCGAGAACTCACCTTCAAGCCCGTCGTTAGCAAAGCGCATGACGGGTCCAGGTAACATTGAATCACTGAGGCTATCACCAAGTTTTACTCGTAGGTACCCTTCTACGTATGCTGAGAGAATCAGCACCACTCCTTCCTTCAGTGACGGGACCTCTCTCTCTACGGGTGGTTCACCCAAGATAAAGAAAACAGGAGAGGAAGTCTTAAGTAATCTGTTGCCAATACCTGATATGGTGGCTTCAACAGAAGCTCTTCCGATTATGAAT CAGGGAGGAAACATGAAACAGTTTCAAAATGATCAACAGCAAGTGGTGGGTGGCAACAATTTCACACTTCAGCTGTTTCAAAGAACACTGGAAGGAACTCTTGATTCATTCCAAAACTCCGTTCATGACGACATGAGAAACCTCCACATCGAGATCCTCAGACAGTTCCACATGCACGAG ATGGAGATGTCGAAGGTATTAAGCTCGGTTCTGGAGAACCAGGCGGAGCTAATGAAGGAGTTACAATTGTTGCGCAAAGAGAACCAACAGCTTCGGCAAAGGCTTTAG
- the LOC108814665 gene encoding protein NEDD1 isoform X2 — MLNLVEPSWRLLAASGGDTVKLFDVLADSGDPCVLSYTPTPGSAVNSVKWNHTNLVVASAGDDKKISLWGINGTSLGTVPVAGKDGGDTAEECLSAISFRRKGSRSIASGGTGQIVKIWDLQNKLCIKKLRGHTSTITGVMYNCKDEHLASVSVGGDLIVHNLTSGARASELKDPHGQVLRVLDYSRSSRHLLLTAGDDGTVHLWDTTGRNPKMSWLKQHSAPAAGVCFSPSNDKKIASVGMDKKLYTYDSGSRKPSSCISYEAPFSSLAFGDNGHILAAGTCNGRIVFYDVRGKPEPVTVLHAYSSSEAVTSLSWQTSKPVTVNEKNCTGEMALFGGTVEDSVIIPDPLPSTTPSSDSQPALVPGTRGIATSTGNASSAEQTPMRTHLRPGAPLGRLHALRASDSFNDDMMRVFSPIDAASSVEKWADSEVELNNKDHLIDDKMPSSFLFPSASKGFPFKQDDTEAVAFSPFGTTTPTASTKSEDSSALTPPESWGGGRLSDKFNQLATEKVSTHLHAPSRFGVASTSGSTSGSTFSSSRDFPSSLGQTNLVGSEFPRIRDFSSASENSPSSPSLAKRMTGPGNIESLRLSPSFTRRYPSTYAERISTTPSFSDGTSLSTGGSPKIKKTGEEVLSNLLPIPDMVASTEALPIMNGGNMKQFQNDQQQVVGGNNFTLQLFQRTLEGTLDSFQNSVHDDMRNLHIEILRQFHMHEMEMSKVLSSVLENQAELMKELQLLRKENQQLRQRL; from the exons ATGTTGAACCTGGTTGAGCCTTCGTGGCGCCTTCTGGCGGCTAGCGGCGGAGACACGGTTAAGCTATTCGACGTGTTGGCCGATTCCGGTGATCCCTGCGTCTTGAGCTATACTCCGACGCCTGGTTCCGCCGTGAACTCCGTCAAGTGGAATCACACGA ATTTGGTGGTGGCGAGTGCGGGAGATGATAAGAAGATATCACTGTGGGGGATTAATGGGACTAGTTTAGGAACTGTTCCTGTTGCTGGCAAGGACGGTGGTGATACTGCTGAG GAATGTTTGTCGGCTATTAGCTTCAGAAGAAAAGGGTCTAGGTCCATAGCTTCTGGTGGAACTGGTCAAATTGTTAAGATATGGGATCTGCAAAATAAGCTTTGTATCAAGAAGCTGAGGGGTCATACAAGTACGATAACTGGCGTGATGTACAATTGCAAAGATGAGCATTTGGCTTCTGTCAGTGTTGGTGGGGATCTCATAGTTCATAACCTTACATCTGGAGCAAGGGCTAGCGAACTTAAAGATCCACATGGCCAG GTATTGAGGGTGCTTGACTATTCAAGGTCCAGTCGACACCTTCTACTTACTGCGGGTGATGATGGTACTGTGCATCTGTGGGACACGACTGGTCGTAACCCAAAG ATGTCATGGTTGAAGCAGCATTCTGCACCAGCTGCGGGTGTTTGCTTCTCTCCATCAAACGATAAG AAAATTGCTAGTGTGGGGATGGACAAAAAGCTTTACACGTATGACTCTGGATCCAGAAAACCTTCGTCCTGCATATCTTATGAGGCACCTTTCTCATCTTTGGCGTTTGGGGATAATGGTCACATTCTGGCAGCTGGAACCTGTAATGGTAGAATAGTCTTTTACGACGTTCGTGGAAAACCAGAACCTGTTACTGTCCTGCACGCTTACAGTAGTTCAGAG GCTGTAACAAGTTTATCATGGCAAACATCAAAACCAGTTACTGTGAATGAGAAAAACTGCACCGGTGAGATGGCTCTTTTTGGTGGTACAGTGGAGGATTCAGTTATCATTCCTGATCCACTTCCGTCAACGACACCCTCATCAGATTCACAGCCGGCTTTGGTACCAGGTACTCGTGGAATTGCCACTAGTACTGGGAACGCGTCATCGGCAGAACAAACACCAATGAGAACTCATCTACGGCCTGGTGCGCCACTGGGCAGACTACATGCACTTCGTGCCAGTGACAGTTTCAATGATGATATGATGCGTGTGTTTTCCCCTATCGATGCTGCTTCATCTGTTGAGAAATGGGCTGATAGTGAAGTAGAACTTAACAATAAGGATCATTTAATCGATGACAAAATGCCTTCCTCCTTTCTGTTTCCTTCAGCTAGCAAGGGATTTCCATTTAAGCAGGATGACACGGAAGCTGTTGCTTTTTCTCCATTCGGAACTACTACGCCAACAGCATCAACCAAAAGTGAAGACTCTTCTGCCTTGACACCTCCAGAATCATGGGGTGGTGGTAGATTATCTGATAAGTTCAACCAATTGGCCACTGAGAAAGTCTCCACCCATCTCCATGCACCTTCACGTTTCGGGGTTGCAAGCACAAGTGGTAGTACATCTGGATCAACGTTCTCTAGCTCTCGAGATTTTCCCTCGTCTCTTGGTCAGACAAACCTCGTCGGCTCAGAGTTCCCACGGATCAGAGACTTCTCTTCAGCTTCCGAGAACTCACCTTCAAGCCCGTCGTTAGCAAAGCGCATGACGGGTCCAGGTAACATTGAATCACTGAGGCTATCACCAAGTTTTACTCGTAGGTACCCTTCTACGTATGCTGAGAGAATCAGCACCACTCCTTCCTTCAGTGACGGGACCTCTCTCTCTACGGGTGGTTCACCCAAGATAAAGAAAACAGGAGAGGAAGTCTTAAGTAATCTGTTGCCAATACCTGATATGGTGGCTTCAACAGAAGCTCTTCCGATTATGAAT GGAGGAAACATGAAACAGTTTCAAAATGATCAACAGCAAGTGGTGGGTGGCAACAATTTCACACTTCAGCTGTTTCAAAGAACACTGGAAGGAACTCTTGATTCATTCCAAAACTCCGTTCATGACGACATGAGAAACCTCCACATCGAGATCCTCAGACAGTTCCACATGCACGAG ATGGAGATGTCGAAGGTATTAAGCTCGGTTCTGGAGAACCAGGCGGAGCTAATGAAGGAGTTACAATTGTTGCGCAAAGAGAACCAACAGCTTCGGCAAAGGCTTTAG
- the LOC108814185 gene encoding uncharacterized protein LOC108814185, with translation MDMKKTKATSSSSSPSSLDHLFGPKGSASATSASSCSTILDSIFPPPVARKKGTHTAHEAQNSISQTTDERSIHETREASYYSSSIYYGGQQHYSPPRSDGSSTSPSNHHKETDDQTYDTNATSRGNWWKGSLYY, from the exons ATGGATATGAAGAAAACCAAAGCTActtcctcatcttcttcaccttcttcacTTGATCATCTGTTTGGTCCCAAAGGATCAGCCTCTGCTACATCGGCTTCTTCTTGTTCAACTATACTCGACTCCATTTTCCCTCCTcct GTAGCAAGGAAGAAGGGAACTCACACTGCTCATGAAGCTCAAAACAGCATTTCTCAAACCACTG ATGAGAGAAGCATCCATGAAACTAGAGAAGCTTCCTATTACAGTTCCTCCATTTACTACGGAGGCCAGCAACACTATTCACCTCCACGAAGCGATGGCTCCTCCACTTCTCCATCTAATCACCATAAAGAAACTGATGATCAAACCTACGACACAAACGCTACTTCCAGGGGAAATTGGTGGAAAG GTTCTTTGTATTACTAA
- the LOC108814186 gene encoding uncharacterized protein LOC108814186: MHIRMKTHVLSSLLFLVLCIYSLKTTVHGAGECGRNPPDREAIKLAPCAMAAQDKSSKVSATCCDRIKQMGRNPKCLCAVMLSSTARNSGAKPEISMTIPKRCNIADRPIGYKCGAYTLP; the protein is encoded by the exons ATGCATATCAGAATGAAAACCCACGTTTTATCTAGCCTTCTCTTCCTAGTTCTCTGCATCTACAGCCTTAAAACGACGGTCCATGGAGCTGGAGAATGCGGGAGAAACCCTCCAGACAGAGAAGCCATAAAGCTGGCTCCTTGCGCAATGGCTGCACAAGACAAGTCTTCTAAAGTGTCTGCGACTTGCTGTGATCGAATCAAACAAATGGGGAGGAACCCCAAATGTCTTTGCGCTGTCATGCTCTCCTCTACGGCTAGGAACTCTGGAGCAAAGCCAGAGATCTCAATGACCATTCCTAAACGCTGCAACATCGCTGATCGTCCCATCGGTTACAAATGTGGag CTTATACTCTGCCTTGA
- the LOC108814183 gene encoding uncharacterized protein LOC108814183, whose translation MTTSIHITALDGIVNVNSLFTLAVFIGLAWNPSDPSNSLVTDPNCSPTARMAENLVAFHVYSFASFLFSSLVALGLKQAMRLNIAASFHRFSDRIDPVVYYVNKTALRFGMVISGLGSVCGCGFLMLALINVVQIKLGSFGCGASGHTYAAVVPLLILVPTALFIYVSLMLYAFTR comes from the coding sequence ATGACGACGAGTATTCACATCACAGCACTGGACGGAATCGTGAACGTGAACTCACTCTTCACCCTCGCCGTCTTCATCGGACTCGCCTGGAACCCCTCCGACCCGTCCAACAGCCTCGTGACCGACCCGAACTGCAGCCCGACGGCCCGCATGGCGGAGAATCTCGTCGCCTTCCACGTCTACTCCTTCGCCTCCTTTTTATTCTCCAGCCTCGTCGCCCTCGGCCTCAAGCAAGCCATGAGGCTCAACATCGCCGCCTCCTTCCACCGCTTCTCCGATCGGATCGATCCGGTGGTTTATTATGTCAACAAGACGGCGCTCAGATTCGGGATGGTTATCTCCGGTTTGGGGTCGGTTTGCGGGTGTGGTTTCCTGATGTTGGCGTTGATTAATGTGGTTCAGATTAAGCTAGGGAGTTTCGGGTGCGGTGCGAGTGGGCATACTTATGCGGCCGTTGTGCCGCTTTTGATTTTGGTGCCTACTGCGCTGTTTATCTATGTTTCGCTTATGCTTTATGCTTTTACTCGTTGA
- the LOC108818464 gene encoding rop guanine nucleotide exchange factor 5 — METLVKSCAGIEKKRSVLTESKERSSTSGSSYESSSGAAAAASSSPPPPSSILGWPIRKASFRKHSKENIKFDHNKPPAILTDSGFKGKEVNIADVDMMKERFAKLLLGEDMSGSGKGVCTSLAISNAITNLCATIFGQLWRLEPLPSEKKAMWRREMEWILSVSDHIVELTPSTQTYPDGKKFEVMTCRPRFDLFINLPALRKLDNMLLEILASFKKTEFWYVDQGIVSSENDGSASFRRKIQRQEEKWWLPVPRLAPNGLTEDARTELNHKRDCATQILKAAMAINSVSLTEMDVPDSYLETLPKNGRSCLGDVIYRYITSEKFSAECLLDCLDLSSEHIALDIANRVEASVYVWRRRVQTKLGVNNNTSSSTTPKLSWEMVKDLMAAGDKRGLLVERSETLLRCLKQRFPSLTQTSLDISKIQSNKDIGKSILESYSRALESLASNIVARIDDLLYVDDLTKQPDDNNNVLSSSSPRVGVVAHKKVVPVSYLLSASGTPYRTSFSTTPGFSPMAAPRISPRQGERTPSYSSKSTNKVSEKGLPSRGFGVRRVLNNYLGMESKLKVCVDPSESPDVAVRNKIGKEGEEEKKRDSTTSVHQKAPPKYIVS, encoded by the exons atggaGACTTTGGTGAAGAGCTGCGCAGGGATTGAGAAGAAAAGAAGTGTCTTGACTGAATCAAAGGAGAGAAGCAGCACGAGCGGATCGAGCTACGAGAGTTCTTCAggcgccgccgccgccgcttCGTCTTCTCCGCCGCCACCATCATCGATTCTGGGTTGGCCGATAAGGAAAGCCTCGTTTCGTAAGCATTCAAAGGAAAACATCAAGTTCGACCATAACAAGCCTCCTGCCATCCTCACTGATTCTGGTTTTAAAGGAAAAGAAGTGAACATTGCAG ATGTGGATATGATGAAGGAGAGATTTGCAAAGTTATTACTTGGTGAAGATATGTCAGGTTCAGGCAAAGGCGTGTGCACATCTTTAGCCATCTCCAACGCCATCACCAATCTCTGTG CTACAATCTTTGGGCAGCTGTGGAGACTGGAGCCTCTTCCAAGCGAAAAGAAAGCCATGTGGAGAAGAGAAATGGAGTGGATCCTCAGCGTCAGTGATCACATCGTTGAGTTAACACCTTCCACTCAAACTTACCCAGACGGCAAAAAGTTCGAG GTCATGACTTGCCGACCAAGATTTGATCTTTTCATCAACCTCCCAGCTCTCCGTAAGCTAGACAATATGCTTCTT GAGATCTTGGCGAGTTTCAAGAAAACAGAGTTCTGGTATGTCGATCAAGGCATTGTATCTTCTGAAAACGACGGCTCAGCTTCTTTCCGCAGAAAGATTCAGCGCCAAGAGGAGAAGTGGTGGTTGCCTGTTCCTCGTTTAGCACCTAACGGTCTCACAGAAGATGCAAGAACAGAACTAAACCACAAAAGGGACTGTGCGACGCAGATACTTAAAGCTGCAATGGCCATCAACAGCGTCTCCTTAACCGAAATGGATGTTCCTGACTCATACCTTGAAACCCTCCCTAAG AACGGTAGATCATGCCTTGGAGATGTTATCTACAGGTACATAACATCCGAGAAATTTTCAGCCGAGTGTCTTCTCGATTGTCTTGATCTTTCCTCTGAGCATATCGCTCTCGATATCGCGAACCGAGTGGAAGCTTCCGTATACGTTTGGCGCAGAAGAGTTCAGACGAAACTTGGAGTCAATAATAACACTTCAAGCTCTACTACACCAAAGTTATCGTGGGAGATGGTGAAAGACCTAATGGCTGCTGGTGACAAAAGAGGATTACTTGTGGAGAGATCCGAAACTCTCTTGCGTTGCTTGAAGCAGCGGTTTCCATCTCTCACGCAGACTTCTCTAGACATTAGCAAGATTCAATCTAACAAg gaTATTGGGAAATCAATCTTGGAGAGCTACTCAAGGGCATTAGAGAGCTTAGCATCAAACATCGTGGCAAGAATCGATGACTTGCTATACGTGGACGACTTAACAAAACAGCCAGATGATAATAACAATGTGTTGTCAAGTAGTAGTCCAAGGGTGGGCGTTGTAGCTCACAAGAAAGTAGTACCAGTCTCTTATCTACTATCTGCATCAGGAACACCGTACAGAACAAGCTTCTCGACAACACCAGGTTTCTCTCCCATGGCTGCACCGAGGATTAGCCCTAGACAAGGAGAGAGAACGCCTTCTTATTCAAGCAAGAGCACCAACAAAGTCAGTGAGAAAGGTCTTCCTTCTCGAGGATTTGGAGTGAGAAGGGTGTTGAACAACTATCTCGGCATGGAATCAAAACTGAAAGTATGCGTGGATCCATCAGAGAGTCCAGATGTGGCAGTGAGAAACAAGATTGGtaaagaaggtgaagaagagaagaaaagagattcaACAACATCAGTCCATCAAAAGGCTCCTCCTAAGTACATTGTGTCTTAA